gagtttgatCATTTACTAAAGGGTATATATAGGGAAAGTTCTTTGGTGAAATGTTGGATGAAGAAGCATAAGCTCTAAATTCTAAATACTTTATTTAGATCTTTCACCAACTTTTAAGTCAATAAGTTTTCTAAGAAGTAGTTATATATAGATGAAATTTGGATCAACCATATTTGGTGGAAAATTGAGTATTCGGAAGAATACTAGCTAGACTAATTCAGATTTACATTGCGTAGGATTCATTAAGTGAGAGTGCTTCCTACCAAGAGTTTCTTCATTTTAGAACTCCAGCCTGAACCTTTGACTAGTGATAAAATATGTGAACAACTTTAAGTGGTCATCAACGACTTAAGCcccttttaacttttttttgcTAATACTAGTGTGTTCTATAGGACTGTTGTTAGGTGATCCTTCCAATGTTGTTCAACTACCAAGGAGATGTGATTTCTTGCCTAATAATTGGTGCTCAAATAACTATTCAGCTCAACAATATATTGAAGTCAACACATTTCATCAAACAATTAGAAGGCAACCATGTGTTAGGGGAGTTCTACTTCTATGCAGTGTCTTTTTTCACATGGACTGGTCGTTCGATTACAAAACCAATTGGCAAAAATTTACCCTCATTGAGTGTTTATATCAAACCAATGTACATAATGGTTTGAACTAACAATTTTTGTGTTAGAAAGTCACTCCAACTTTGTTTTACAATACAAAGTCACTCAACTAATGACAATTATCTCAAAAAGTCATTCAACTTTGTTTTGTAACAAAAGAGACACTCAACTATTGTTATTTCATGTACAAATTGATATTTCCGTTACATATTACTGACgtggataatttattttaagccaaattgaaagaaaaaaaaagtgattcATTCCGGtaaaataaaaagtgggtcAATTTAATGGTCAATCAGTTGAGTGACTTTTGTGTTATATATAAAACAAAGTTGAGTGGCTTTCTCAGATAAAAGTTGTTAGTTGAGTGATCATCTGAGAAATTAACTCATTTTAAAACTTAATTGATATGCATTTTCTCTTACATTGTTCGATTCTTAAGGTTAACCATCTAATTAGGtgtaacatgaaaatatactgCTTTCCAATATAATTTGCAGAGGAAAAGTTTCTTAATGGTCATGGCCTTATTTGGACTTTCTATCATAGAAACATACCAAGAAATATTGAACGAGAAAGGCTTGCACCAAAACGAATGCAATTTATCATAATTACATGATTTAatgaagtaaaaataaaaatttattaaccATAGTTAAATGATAGTTATGTATATCTTAACACATATCATGCATTTATTGATTTAGTATAAACATCATATGAGGATAAGTTTATACCAGTGTTCAACTAAAATCGACCTTGTCAAAGTACAAAATGTTagctaatattatttttttcacacAATTTCTTAAACCCTTTTCTTAGTAGTATCAACTCACTATTAATTCTCTAAATGAaattccatttgattgtggAACAACAGTAATGATGAaatttgtttggaaaaaaatgtaCATACGTTGATCTTCACGTATCAGGAAAATACATTGGACAAATACAGATGAATCAATAATAGACACTGCATTGGATTAACACAAATGACAATCAATGTATAGAACTCAGAAGTATATAAATGATACAGTACATCGTCTAGAATCACATAAAAGACTAAAAttacaacagcaacaacaaacaaaaaaacGCGGTAGAGACCAGAAGAgtaaaaaaggtaaaaaatcaCGCCGTTGGAAGGTGCAAGATTAGTTGGATGGAGGAGGTGAAAGTGTTGGAATTGTAGGAATATTGGGAAGTGATGGCATGTTGGGAAGAGGATTTGCGGGCATTGGAGGCAGAGTCATTTTCGGAACAGAGGGCAATGTAGGCAAAGAAGGTAAAGGTGAATTAGTTGTTGGAAGTGTTGGCAGAGATGTTACACTTGGCAATGGTGGCAATGTTGCGGGCAAGTTGGGAAAATTTGGCAATTGTGGCATTGTTGGCTTAGGCAGCGAGGGGATCGTAGGCAAGTTGGGAAGTTGCAGTAGGCTACGAGCAGCTTGACTTGTCGATATGCTTGATAAGGACAATAATGCTACAATCACGAAAATAATTGAGCAGTTGATGGAAGCAGCCATTGTGTTAATTTGCTCTAATTTGCTTTGTTTTCACAAGGAAATTAAGTTGTGTTTTGATTTGAGTTGATGAGATTGATAAACAATaaggagtatatatatatgggaAGTTCTTGAGGGAGTTGAAGGATTTGGTGAAATGTTGGGTGAAGAAGCATAAGCTTTAAATTCTAAATACTCTATACATTGTTAGTTGATCTTTTTGAATGTTAGTTTGAGGAACATGCACAAACTTTTAAGTCGACAAGTTTTCTAAGAGTAGTTATGTATAGATGAAACTTGGATCAACAATATTTGGTGGACAATTGAGTATTTGGAACTCACTAGCAAAACTAATTCAGATTCACATTATGTAGGACCAATTGAAGGGACCACTCTCTTCCTGGGATTTCTTCATTCCAAAACTCGAGCTCAGAACCATTGGCTAAGGGGTTAAAGGATCCCAACCACTTAACCACACCCTTGTAATTGTTTATCCTTCCTATGTTGTTCAACTCCCTAGGAGATATGTTTGTTTGCATAATATTTGATGGTCAAATAactaatcaactcaacaatataaTATTGTAAACTAATGCACACAGAAATATATACTTGTTTTTCAGTATAATTTGTAGAGTCATGGTCTTATTCGTACGTTCTATTAGTATGAATATATACCAAAAACGGTTGAACAAGAAAACAACATACTTATTTAAAGTTTTCTGTTGGGAAACGCTAACATCCTGCCTATGACAAGGCACACGAGGGGGGCTGGGTTGGCCAGGATTCAGAGTCATGATTGAACATGACGCTTGCTTGAAGGGcttagttaaaaaataaagttgTGCCTTCTGCTACCAGCTATAACTTTTGGCATGATGATAAGCGTTTGATCTTAACACGTTCTAATAACAATAATCAATTGATAAATCTTTGCAACTAAAAAGAGTTTGAAAATAATTGGCTTAAAATACTCACTTGATATATGCCGTGGATCCACAGCTCTCCCCCAAGTACTTACGGAgccccatgaatattttggtggtatgacttctggtcaatttttttgaaacctttacgggaccctccgtaagtacacGGGGGAAAAGTGCGTGAAGCCTTAGCGCGATCCAAAACATATTTGTAGCATTTAGGGCCACTCaagtggaattaggcgattttctcattttttgcgTGTGTTAGCCTgtgaatattttggtggtatgacttttggtcaattatttttcaaaaactttGCGGGAACTCCCTAAATATTCGGGGTAtaagtacgtgtagcctcggcaCGATCCATGACATATTAAAGCATTAAGGGGCCACTAAAGCATTAAGGTCTCGTAAAggtttttaaaagaaattgacTGGAAGCCATACCACTataatattcatgggctaacacacactaaagattagaaaatcatctaattccgcTTGAGTGGCCTCTAAATGCTACAACTATACCGTGAATCATGCCGAGGCTACACATAATATTCCATCGTCTAAGTAAGGTCCCGTAAAGGTtgcgatttttttttttactagaagtaataccaccaaaatattcatgggctaacacatacgaaaaatgagaaaattgcctaattccactTGAATAACCcctaaatgatataaatatgtCGTAGATCATGAAGAGGCTACATATATTGTTCTACCGAGTACTTATGAGGGTCCAGTAaagttttcaaattttttttgacGGGAAGTCATACCACCAAATATTCATGGGCAATACACAcggaaaatgagaaaattgcataattccacGTGAGTGGTCCTCAAATGCTACAAATATGACGTGGATCGTACTGAGGCTACAcatacttctcttttggatacTTACGAAAGGTACTGTAAATATTTTGGAAGACTGAAAGCgataccaaaatattcatgggctataacacacgaaaaatgagaattGCATAATTTTGCTTGAGTAGCCCCTAAATGCTACAATTTGCCGAGGCTAAACATACTTCTTCTCCAGGTACCAACTGAGGGTCCcttaaaggttttgaaaaaaaaaatgaccgAACATGGGGCATCAATGTATGAGCATCCAATAGTTTAAGTCTGTCATTGGACTTACTGAATATGACCAAACTTTGCTTCCTCTGTCCCATTTTTTATGTGACGGTATTTGACAGCCAATGAAgttttagaaaagaagaagaagatatttGAGATTTGTGATATGTAACACGCCATATACATTTACGTAGCTATAAAATCACGTGATTCATGTCATTACGAGTAAAATGAGAAGTCATTTGTTCATATATTAAGTCGGCTTATGCCTTTCTTCTTTCTGATTCTGAAATTTACCTTCTCAGTTTTATATATCCGATTGGTTCGATTCTTTAGCAGCTCGATGGAGATATTGAACGAAAAattcttgatatatatatatatatataaaaatctaCTAAAATATGAACTCAATTATTACTACTGTAGTGTTAACTCGAGGTCACAGCTGTAGGAATTCATGGACAAATACACGCGAATCAGTAATAGCCACTACATTGGATTAACACAAATGAAATGTATAGCACTCAGAAGAGTATAAATGAAACAGTACAACATCAAGAATCAcacaaaagaattaaaaaaaaaaagcaaaaaaacaCACGCGGTAGTAGGGTAaaataggtaaaaaaaaaatcacgcAGTTGGAAGCCAGATGATTAGTTGGATGGAGGAGGTGAAAGTGTAGGCATAGTTGGAATTGCAGGCATGTTAGGAAGTGGCATCGAAGGCATTGGTGGCAAAGTCATTTTTGGAACAGAGGGCAATGTGGGCAAAGATGGTAATGGTGCTGCTGTTGGAAGTGTTGGCAAAGATGCAACATTACTTGGCATTGGTGGCAATGCTGCAGGCAAGTTGGGAATATTAGGCAATTGTGGCAGTGTTGGCTGAGGCAAGTTGGGAATATTAGGCAATTGTGGCAGTGTTGGCTGAGGCAAGTTGGGAAGTTGCAATAGGCTACGAGCAGCACGACTTGTGGTGATGCTTGAAAAGGACAATAATGCTATGATCGCGAAGAGGATTGAGCAATTGCTATAAGCAGCCATTGTGTGCAATTTGATCAATGGCTAATTTGTTTCAACAATATTATGTTAGTAATGAGATGCAAGTTCTGTTTTAGTTTGAGTGAGTTTGATCATTTTGCTAAAGGGGAATATATATAGAGAAATATGAGATGTTTTGGATCAACTATATTTGACAATAATATTATGGAAGTAGTTATATATAGATGAAGTTTGGATCAACCATATTTGA
This sequence is a window from Solanum dulcamara chromosome 10, daSolDulc1.2, whole genome shotgun sequence. Protein-coding genes within it:
- the LOC129870955 gene encoding protein PELPK1-like produces the protein MAASINCSIIFVIVALLSLSSISTSQAARSLLQLPNLPTIPSLPKPTMPQLPNFPNLPATLPPLPSVTSLPTLPTTNSPLPSLPTLPSVPKMTLPPMPANPLPNMPSLPNIPTIPTLSPPPSN
- the LOC129871087 gene encoding protein PELPK1-like codes for the protein MAAYSNCSILFAIIALLSFSSITTSRAARSLLQLPNLPQPTLPQLPNIPNLPQPTLPQLPNIPNLPAALPPMPSNVASLPTLPTAAPLPSLPTLPSVPKMTLPPMPSMPLPNMPAIPTMPTLSPPPSN